In Comamonas koreensis, the genomic stretch GCTGTAGCGACTGAACTTCTTGCGCAACCCTGATAGGCCATGCTGCTGGTAGCTCTTTACCCAACGTCGCACTGTCGCTTGGTCGAGACCGTGAGCATGGGCCAGTGCTCTGAACCCATGCTGCCCCTGCACGTAGCCCTGGACAACTTCCAGCTTGTAACTCTCGTCGTACTTCGCCATGAAAAACACCCCAAAGGTTGGATGGATGTCCAACTTTTGGGGTGCAGTTCAATTGCCGGCTTTTTCTTTGCCTGCGCCCTGTAAGGCCTGCCAGGTTTGCCAGGTCACACAGGCGGGCAGTTTTATTTTTTGCCACCCATGATGCTGCCCAGCACGCCGCGCAGAATCTGGTTGCCCAGCTTGGTGCCAAAGGAGCGGGCGGTGGATTTGGCCATGGACTGCACGATGCCGTCCTTCTTGCCGCCGCGCGGACCGGTGGTGCCAAACAGGATGTCGTTGATGCTGCCCATCAGGCCGCCTTCCTCTGGGGCTGCGGCACCACCTGCTGTGCCTGCACCGGCCTTGCCGCCTTGCTCTGCCGTGGCCTGTCCGGCTCGTGCCTTCAGGATCTCGTAGGCCGACTCACGGTCCACCGGCGCGTCATAGACGCCAGCGACCAGCGAATTTTTCAGCAAGGCCTGGCGCTGCTCGGTGCTGATGGGGCCGATCTGGCTGCCAGGCGGCAGCACATAGACGCGCTCGGTCACGCTGGGGCGGCCTTTTTCGTCGAGAAAGCTCACAAGCGCCTCGCCCACTGCCAGCTCGGTGATGGCCGCTTCAATGTTCAAGCCCGGGTTGGCGCGCATGGTGGTGGCGGTGGCCTTGACGGCCTTCTGGTCGCGCGGCGTGAAGGCGCGCAGCGCATGCTGCACGCGGTTGCCCAGCTGGGCGAGCACGCTGTCGGGAATATCCAGCGGGTTTTGCGTGACGAAATACACGCCCACGCCCTTGGAGCGCACCAGGCGCACGACCAGCTCAATGCGCTCTTGCAGCACCTTGGGTGCGTCATTGAACAAGAGGTGGGCTTCGTCAAAGAAAAACACCAGCTTGGGCTTGTCGGGGTCACCAATTTCCGGCAGTTTCTCGTACAGATCGGACAGCATCCACAGCAAAAAGGTGGAATACAGGCGCGGCGAATTCATCAGCTTGTCGGCCGCCAGGATGTTGATCACCCCTTGCGTGCCCACCGTTTGCATCATGTCGTCGATGTTGAGCATGGGCTCGCCAAAGAAGTTGCTGCCGCCTTGCTGCTCGACCTGCAACAGGCCGCGCTGGATGGCGCCCACGCTGGCCGAGCTGATGTTGCCGTAGTCGGTGGTGAACTGCTTGGCGTTCTCACCCACATAGGAGAGCATGGCGCGCAGGTCCTTCAGGTCCAGCAGCAGCATGCCGTTGTCATCGGCGATCTTGAAGACCAGGTTGAGCACGCCCATCTGCGTGTCGTTCAGGTCCAGCATGCGGCCCAGCAGCAGCGGGCCCATGTCCGAGATGGTGGCGCGCACCGGGTGGCCTTGCTCGCCAAACACATCCCACAAGGTGGTGGGGCAGGCCTTGGGCGTGGGCAGGTCAATACCACGGTCTTGCAAGGTGGCAGCGAGCTTGCCGCCAATCTGGCCTACCTGGCTGATGCCGGTCAAATCGCCCTTGATATCGGCCATGAACACCGGCACGCCAATGCCCGAGAATCCCTCGGCCAATGTCTGAAGGGTTACAGTCTTGCCCGTGCCGGTCGCGCCGGTGATCAGCCCGTGGCGGTTGGCGAGGCCGGGAAGTAAAAAACACTCCGTTGTGCCATTTTTGGCAACCAGTAGGGGTTCAGCCATCGTAGGTTTCCTCTCCAGCATCAAAGTCAAAAGTAAAATCGCAGTCTAGCTAGATAAAACAATAGCAAAGGAAATTCTGTGGCAGGACACAGCAAATGGGCCAATATTCAACACCGCAAGGGTCGTCAGGACGAAAAACGCGGCAAGGTATGGACCCGTATCATTCGTGAAATTATGGTCGCTGCGCGGCAGGGCGGTGCGGATTTGAGCGCCAACCCGCGCCTGCGTCTGGCGATCGACAAGGCCAAGGCGGCCAACATGCCGGCCGACAACATCAAGCGCAACATCGACAAGGCCACCGGCAACCTCGAAGGGGTGACGTACGAGGAAATCCGCTACGAAGGCTATGGCATTGGTGGCGCGGCCATCATTGTTGACACCATGACGGACAACCGCGTGCGCACGGTGGCCGATGTGCGCCATGCGTTCAGCAAGCACGGCGGCAACATGGGCACCGAAGGCTCGGTGTCCTTCCAGTTCCGCAACCTGGGGCAGCTGGTGTTCGCCCCCGGTGCCGACGAGGACAAGATCATGGAAGTGGCGCTCGATGCGGGCGCCGAGGATGTGATCACCGACGAGGAGGGCGCCGTCGAAGTGCTGACGCCCCCGTCAGAATTCGAAGCGGTGCGCAATGCGCTGGAGGCAGCGGGCTTCAAGCCCGAAGTGGCCGAGGTGACGATGCGCCCCGAAAATACCGTAGATCTGGATGAGGAAGGTGCGGCCAAGATGCAAAAATTGCTGGACGCATTGGAAGATCTGGATGATGTTCAAGATGTTTACCATAACGCGGCGCTATGAAGGTACTTGTGATTGGTGGCGGCGGCCGTGAACACGCAATGGCCTGGAAGTTGGCGCAATCGCCCAAGGTCTCCAAGGTCTATGTAGCCCCGGGTAACGCAGGCACCGCACGCGACAAGCGTCTAGAAAACCTGCCGATCACCGATGTGGTCCAACTGCGCGAATGGGCGCAGGACAACGGTGTGCAGCTGTCCGTGGTGGGCCCCGAGGCGCCTTTGGCCGCCGGCGTGGTCGACGAGTTCCGCGCGCACGGCATGAAGATCTTTGGCCCGACCAAGGCCGCTGCACAGCTGGAGAGCTCCAAGGCTTTTTCCAAGGATTTCATGGCGCGCCATGGCATCCCGACGGCGCAGTACGAGACCTTCAGCGATCCGGTGGCGGCCCATGCCTACATCGACAAGCTGGGCGCGCCCATCGTCGTCAAGGCCGACGGCCTGGCCGCCGGCAAGGGTGTGGTGGTGGCTACCACGGCCCAGGAAGCGCACGATGCCGTGGACTTCATGCTGGTGGACAACAAGTACGGCGTTGCCCATAACGACGGCGGCGCCCGTGTGGTGATCGAGGAGTTCCTCGACGGCGAAGAGGCCAGCTTCATCGTGCTGTGCGACGGCAAGAGCGTGGCGGCCATGGCGACCAGCCAGGACCACAAGCGCCTCAAAGACGGTGACCAGGGCCCCAATACCGGCGGCATGGGTGCCTACTCGCCCGCCCCGGTGGTGACGGCCGATGTGCATGCCCGCGCGATGCGCGAGATCATTCTGCCCACCATCCGTGGCATGGAAAAAGACGGCATTCCCTACACCGGCTTCTTGTACGCGGGCCTGATGATCGACAAGGCGGGGCACCCCAAGACCTTGGAGTTCAACTGCCGCATGGGTGACCCTGAGACCCAGCCGATCATGATGCGCCTCAAGAGCGATCTGGTCGATGTGATGCAGGCTGCGACCGATGGCAAGCTCGACCAGATCGAGCTGCAGTGGGACCGCCGCACGGCCCTGGGTGTGGTGATGGCCGCCCATGGCTACCCGGACGCTCCCCGCAAGGGCGATGTGATCACCGGCCTGCCCGAGGATGAAGAAGAGGTGATGGTCTTTCACGCCGGCACCACGGTGCAGGATGGCAAGCCCGTCACCAGCGGTGGCCGCGTGCTGTGCGTGACCGCCTTGGCCGACAACGTCAAGCAGGCGCAGCAGCGCGTGTATGCCGCTGCCGCCCAGGTGCATTTCGATGGCGCGCAATACCGCCATGACATCGGCTACCGCGCGGTCAAGTGACTGCCAACAAGCCCACAGTGAGCCAGGCCCGTGCTGTCCTCGTCCGTTGACCAAGTGAACGCTGGAACCCAGGCCCTGGCGGTGGCCGCCTATCTCCAGTCGCTGCAGGCCTCGATCACCGAGGCCGTTGAGGCGCTGGAGCAGGAGGCGGGCAGCGCCGTGCGCTTTCTGGCCGACGCCTGGCAAAAGGCACCTGGCGAAAAGCTGCAAGGCCAGGGTCTGACCAAGATCCTCGAAGGCGGCACGGTGTTTGAGCGCGCAGGCGTGGGTTTCTCGCAAGTGCGGGGCCCGCAGCTGCCGCCTTCGGCCACCCAGCACCGGCCGGAACTGGCAGGTGCCCCTTTCACGGCCATGGGCGTGTCCCTGGTCTTCCATCCGCGCAACCCCTATGTGCCCACGGTGCACATGAATGTGCGCATGATTGCCGCAGGCCACCCCGGCCAGCCGGCCACCTGCTGGTTTGGTGGCGGCATGGATCTGACGCCGTTCTACCCGTTTGCGCAGGATGCGCAGCATTTCCACCAGGTCTGCCACGATGCGGTAGCGCCCTTCGGTGCCGAGCTGTACCCGCGCTTCAAGCAGTGGTGTGACAGCTATTTTTTCCTCAAGCACCGCAACGAAGCGCGCGGCATCGGCGGCATCTTCTTTGATGACTTCTCCGAGCTGGGCTTTGAGGGCGGCTTTGCAATGCTGCAGTCGGTGGGCGATGCCTTTTTGAAGGCCTATGTGCCCATCGTGCAGCGCCGCAAGGACGAGGTCTATGGCGAGCGCGAGCGCGAGTTCCAGCTCTACCGGCGCGGGCGCTATGTGGAGTTCAACCTGGTCTGGGACCGGGGCACCCACTTTGGCCTGCAGTCGGGCGGGCGCACGGAATCGATCCTGCTGTCGATGCCGCCCCTGGCGAGCTGGAGCTACCAGCGCCAGGACCCAGAGGGCTCGCCCGAAGCGCGTTTGCTTGCGGACTTTTTGCAGCCGCGTGATTGGCTGTAAACACCGGCCGCCTCAGTCCGCCGGCACCACTTGTGGCAGGGCTGGCGGGGCCTGCCGTCTGCACTGCAAGGCCTTACCAGGGCGCCATTTGGCGCAGCTTGCGTATAATTGACGTTCCGCTGACCGTATTCATGCCCCATCGCAGGCTGTGCGGCAGTATCTCTTGAAGGCCTTGCCCTTTTGCCACGGCGTGTTGACGCGATCAACAATAACTGCAACACGCGCTATAGTACAAACACTTTCATCCATCACCGACTGATGACCACCGCCAAAAAATCCGAATCCACTGCCAAGAAATCTGTGCAATTGCTGCAGCGTGCCATCGTTGATGGGCTGGAAGATGTGAAAGCACAAGATATCCAGGTTTTCAATACCGAGCACCTCTCGCCGCTGTTTGAGCGCGTGATCGTCGCTGCCGGTACCTCGAACCGCCAGACCAAGGCCTTGGCTGCCAGCGTCAAGGACGCCGTCAAGGAAGCGGGCTTTCCCAAGCCACGCACCGAAGGCGAAGACAACGGCGAATGGATCATTGTCGACTGCGGCCCGGTTGTGGCCCACATCATGCAGCCGATGATCCGCCAGTACTACCGCCTCGAAGAGATGTGGGGCGACACGCCCGTGCGCGTCAAGCTGGGCGCTGCCAAGCCCAAGACCGCCAAGCCGGCCAAGGCCAAACCAGAAGCCGTTGCCGACACCGCTGCTGACAGCAAGAAGAAGCCCGCTGCACGCAAGCCTGCCGCTGCTGCCAGCGCTGCCGATGCACCAGTGAAGAAGACCGCTGCGAAGAAGCCAGCGGTCAAGAAGATCTCGGGCACCGTGGCCAAAAAGCCTGCGGCCAAGAAGACCAGCGCTGCTGCCACCGTCAAGACCGTCGTGATCAACAAGCCCAAGGCCAGCAAGCCCGCAGCCAAGTCGGCCGTCGCCAAGCCTGCAGCCAACAAGCCAGCGGCCAAGCGCGCGACCAGCAAGGCCAAGTAACACCCCCTCAACCTGCGGGTTGCAAAGAGCTGTACTGCCAAGCAGGACAGCTCTTTTTCATTGGAGATTTCGCATGAAGATTTTCATTGTTGCGGTGGGCCAGCATGTACCCGATTGGGCGCAGACCGCTTATGACGACTATGCCAAGCGCTTCCCGCCCGAGCTGAAGGTGGAGCTCAAGGCGGTCAAGACCGAGCCGCGCGGCTCCAAGACGGTGGAGACCCTGTACGCCGCCGAGCGCAAGCGCATCGAGGCGGCGATCCCGCGCGGCACACGCATTGTGGTGCTCGATGAGCGCGGCACCAACCTGACCACCAAGGCGCTGGCCCAGCGGGTCAAGGGCTGGCAGCTCGAGGGTGACGATGTGGCGCTGATCATTGGTGGCCCCGATGGGCTGGACCCCGAGTTCAAGGCTGCTGCGCATGAGCGCATTCGCCTCTCGGACATGACCTTGCCCCATGCGATGGTGCGGGTGCTGCTGATCGAGCAGCTCTACCGCGCCTGGTCGGTCAATGCCGGCCACCCCTACCACCGCGAGTAGGCCCAGAGCGCCTGCGCTCGGGTGGGCGAGGGCAGGGCAATATCCCCGCTTGCCAGCGGGATGCCGGATGCGTTATGCTGCAAAAATAATAGCTGCTTGCGCTGGATTGATGGGCACAGGCGCTTTTTTCAAATCAAGGCCTCGCTTCCCACCATGCATCCCTTCGTCTACCTGGCGTCACAGTCCCCGCGGCGCAGTCAACTGCTCGAACAGATTGGTATCGCCCACCGCTTGCTGGTGGCCCAGGACGGCGATCCCGAATCCCAGGACCCTGAAGCACTGGAGCAGGTGCTGCCGCGCGAATCGGCCACCGACTATGTGCAGCGCGTGACCGGGCTGAAGCTCGATGCCGCGTTGGCCCGGCTGCAGCGGCGCGGCTTGGACCCAGCACCGATTCTGTGCTCTGACACCACGGTGTCGCTGGGCCGGCATATTCTGGGCAAGCCCGAGACGCCGCAGCAAGCGAGCGAGATGCTGCAGGCACTCAGCGGCAAGACGCACCGGGTATTGACCGCTGTGGCCCTGCAAAGCGGGCGCAAGCGCTTGACGGCCTTGTCCGTCTCCAGCGTGCAGTTTGCGCCTATCGATGCCG encodes the following:
- a CDS encoding helicase HerA-like C-terminal domain-containing protein is translated as MAEPLLVAKNGTTECFLLPGLANRHGLITGATGTGKTVTLQTLAEGFSGIGVPVFMADIKGDLTGISQVGQIGGKLAATLQDRGIDLPTPKACPTTLWDVFGEQGHPVRATISDMGPLLLGRMLDLNDTQMGVLNLVFKIADDNGMLLLDLKDLRAMLSYVGENAKQFTTDYGNISSASVGAIQRGLLQVEQQGGSNFFGEPMLNIDDMMQTVGTQGVINILAADKLMNSPRLYSTFLLWMLSDLYEKLPEIGDPDKPKLVFFFDEAHLLFNDAPKVLQERIELVVRLVRSKGVGVYFVTQNPLDIPDSVLAQLGNRVQHALRAFTPRDQKAVKATATTMRANPGLNIEAAITELAVGEALVSFLDEKGRPSVTERVYVLPPGSQIGPISTEQRQALLKNSLVAGVYDAPVDRESAYEILKARAGQATAEQGGKAGAGTAGGAAAPEEGGLMGSINDILFGTTGPRGGKKDGIVQSMAKSTARSFGTKLGNQILRGVLGSIMGGKK
- a CDS encoding YebC/PmpR family DNA-binding transcriptional regulator; this translates as MAGHSKWANIQHRKGRQDEKRGKVWTRIIREIMVAARQGGADLSANPRLRLAIDKAKAANMPADNIKRNIDKATGNLEGVTYEEIRYEGYGIGGAAIIVDTMTDNRVRTVADVRHAFSKHGGNMGTEGSVSFQFRNLGQLVFAPGADEDKIMEVALDAGAEDVITDEEGAVEVLTPPSEFEAVRNALEAAGFKPEVAEVTMRPENTVDLDEEGAAKMQKLLDALEDLDDVQDVYHNAAL
- the purD gene encoding phosphoribosylamine--glycine ligase, which translates into the protein MKVLVIGGGGREHAMAWKLAQSPKVSKVYVAPGNAGTARDKRLENLPITDVVQLREWAQDNGVQLSVVGPEAPLAAGVVDEFRAHGMKIFGPTKAAAQLESSKAFSKDFMARHGIPTAQYETFSDPVAAHAYIDKLGAPIVVKADGLAAGKGVVVATTAQEAHDAVDFMLVDNKYGVAHNDGGARVVIEEFLDGEEASFIVLCDGKSVAAMATSQDHKRLKDGDQGPNTGGMGAYSPAPVVTADVHARAMREIILPTIRGMEKDGIPYTGFLYAGLMIDKAGHPKTLEFNCRMGDPETQPIMMRLKSDLVDVMQAATDGKLDQIELQWDRRTALGVVMAAHGYPDAPRKGDVITGLPEDEEEVMVFHAGTTVQDGKPVTSGGRVLCVTALADNVKQAQQRVYAAAAQVHFDGAQYRHDIGYRAVK
- the hemF gene encoding oxygen-dependent coproporphyrinogen oxidase, whose product is MNAGTQALAVAAYLQSLQASITEAVEALEQEAGSAVRFLADAWQKAPGEKLQGQGLTKILEGGTVFERAGVGFSQVRGPQLPPSATQHRPELAGAPFTAMGVSLVFHPRNPYVPTVHMNVRMIAAGHPGQPATCWFGGGMDLTPFYPFAQDAQHFHQVCHDAVAPFGAELYPRFKQWCDSYFFLKHRNEARGIGGIFFDDFSELGFEGGFAMLQSVGDAFLKAYVPIVQRRKDEVYGEREREFQLYRRGRYVEFNLVWDRGTHFGLQSGGRTESILLSMPPLASWSYQRQDPEGSPEARLLADFLQPRDWL
- the rsfS gene encoding ribosome silencing factor, with product MTTAKKSESTAKKSVQLLQRAIVDGLEDVKAQDIQVFNTEHLSPLFERVIVAAGTSNRQTKALAASVKDAVKEAGFPKPRTEGEDNGEWIIVDCGPVVAHIMQPMIRQYYRLEEMWGDTPVRVKLGAAKPKTAKPAKAKPEAVADTAADSKKKPAARKPAAAASAADAPVKKTAAKKPAVKKISGTVAKKPAAKKTSAAATVKTVVINKPKASKPAAKSAVAKPAANKPAAKRATSKAK
- the rlmH gene encoding 23S rRNA (pseudouridine(1915)-N(3))-methyltransferase RlmH, which produces MKIFIVAVGQHVPDWAQTAYDDYAKRFPPELKVELKAVKTEPRGSKTVETLYAAERKRIEAAIPRGTRIVVLDERGTNLTTKALAQRVKGWQLEGDDVALIIGGPDGLDPEFKAAAHERIRLSDMTLPHAMVRVLLIEQLYRAWSVNAGHPYHRE
- a CDS encoding Maf family protein — protein: MHPFVYLASQSPRRSQLLEQIGIAHRLLVAQDGDPESQDPEALEQVLPRESATDYVQRVTGLKLDAALARLQRRGLDPAPILCSDTTVSLGRHILGKPETPQQASEMLQALSGKTHRVLTAVALQSGRKRLTALSVSSVQFAPIDAAQIEAYVASGEPMGKAGAYGVQGRAAAYIAKISGSYSGIMGLPVFETAQVLRAAGFAI